Proteins encoded within one genomic window of Rossellomorea vietnamensis:
- a CDS encoding CPBP family intramembrane glutamic endopeptidase, whose translation MKKHFGFILIAYIVMQLSSIVGVPLLYKIGVDVLSKPDETVRSLVPGYWLVISFTLTLLIVGGILRKSETSTRLERSAPIGAGRSIVWAVLGIFMAFIAQSVAIQVEYALGIQMGSENTQMIIGIIEKVPLSMLVAAIIGPILEEIVFRKIIFGVLYEKMHFFFAALISSVIFALAHFEPEHVILYSAMGFTFAFLYVKTKRILVPIFAHVAMNTTVVLMQSIYKDEIDKMMNEAEKIQGFIGGLFL comes from the coding sequence TTGAAAAAACATTTCGGATTTATTTTAATTGCCTATATCGTCATGCAGCTTTCAAGCATTGTCGGGGTACCCCTTTTATATAAGATCGGTGTCGACGTCCTCAGTAAGCCCGATGAGACGGTACGGAGCCTTGTCCCCGGATACTGGCTTGTCATCAGCTTCACGCTGACCCTTCTCATTGTGGGAGGCATCTTAAGGAAAAGCGAAACCAGCACCCGGCTTGAACGGAGTGCTCCCATTGGTGCCGGCCGTTCGATTGTTTGGGCGGTTCTCGGGATTTTCATGGCATTCATCGCTCAATCGGTTGCCATACAGGTTGAATATGCATTAGGAATCCAAATGGGTTCTGAAAATACCCAGATGATTATCGGCATCATTGAAAAGGTTCCATTATCCATGCTGGTCGCGGCCATCATCGGACCCATTCTGGAAGAGATCGTATTCAGAAAGATCATTTTCGGCGTTCTGTATGAGAAGATGCATTTCTTCTTTGCTGCTCTCATCAGCTCGGTCATCTTCGCTCTTGCCCATTTCGAGCCTGAGCATGTGATCCTGTATTCAGCAATGGGATTCACCTTTGCCTTTCTTTATGTAAAAACGAAGCGGATCCTTGTGCCAATATTTGCTCACGTGGCCATGAATACAACGGTCGTTCTAATGCAATCTATCTATAAGGACGAAATCGATAAAATGATGAATGAAGCTGAAAAAATACAAGGATTTATTGGAGGATTATTTCTATGA
- a CDS encoding YdiK family protein: protein MRRSPLFSGVIYLLLGVLFTYFAVQNVQNDEGWGFFTYMLIFLATLDFGSGLRMVMLHFKIKKQIKHKK, encoded by the coding sequence ATGAGGAGATCACCATTATTCTCAGGAGTGATCTATCTCCTTCTCGGTGTGCTCTTCACATACTTTGCTGTACAAAACGTACAGAATGATGAAGGTTGGGGATTTTTCACGTATATGCTCATCTTTCTTGCAACCCTGGACTTCGGTTCCGGGTTACGGATGGTCATGCTGCATTTCAAAATCAAAAAACAAATAAAGCACAAAAAATAA
- the tatC gene encoding twin-arginine translocase subunit TatC: MSQRDMTVYEHIGELQKRLMFVVVFFLLAVVVSFFLAEPLIRYLQHADEAKELTMNAFRITDPLKIYMEMIMFIALIMTSPIILFQVWSFVSPGLYERERKVTLSYIPVSLILFLGGLSFSYFILFPYIVKFMMGLSTNLNIEQVIGINEYFHFLFQITIPFGFLFQLPVAMLFLTRLGIVTPMMMGKMRKAAYFILLVIAALITPPDIVSHLMVTVPLFILYEISIWISKIGYKKVIEAEQKLEMEKYEDINKD; the protein is encoded by the coding sequence ATGAGTCAAAGAGACATGACAGTTTATGAACATATAGGAGAATTGCAAAAACGACTCATGTTTGTAGTCGTTTTCTTCTTGTTAGCAGTTGTGGTAAGCTTCTTTCTTGCAGAACCGCTGATCAGATACTTACAGCATGCCGATGAAGCGAAAGAGTTAACCATGAATGCCTTTCGTATCACAGATCCTCTCAAGATCTATATGGAAATGATCATGTTCATTGCTTTGATCATGACATCCCCTATCATTCTCTTTCAAGTCTGGTCTTTTGTGAGCCCTGGTTTATATGAAAGAGAAAGAAAAGTGACGCTTAGTTATATTCCAGTTTCCCTTATCCTTTTCTTAGGCGGATTGTCATTTTCTTATTTTATTTTGTTTCCATATATCGTGAAATTCATGATGGGTTTATCAACGAACCTAAATATAGAACAAGTGATAGGGATAAACGAATATTTCCATTTCTTATTCCAAATCACGATTCCTTTCGGTTTTCTGTTTCAGCTACCCGTAGCCATGCTTTTTCTTACAAGGTTAGGTATTGTCACACCGATGATGATGGGAAAAATGAGGAAAGCAGCCTACTTTATCTTATTGGTCATCGCGGCCCTTATCACCCCACCGGACATCGTGTCCCATCTAATGGTGACGGTACCGTTGTTCATACTATATGAAATCAGCATCTGGATATCCAAGATCGGATATAAAAAGGTGATTGAGGCAGAGCAGAAGCTTGAAATGGAAAAGTACGAGGATATAAATAAGGATTGA
- a CDS encoding twin-arginine translocase TatA/TatE family subunit: MPGPGSLVLIAVVALLIFGPKKLPELGKAAGNTLREFKNATKGLADDEDEKNNSAK; the protein is encoded by the coding sequence ATGCCAGGTCCAGGTAGCCTCGTATTAATAGCAGTCGTTGCTTTACTTATTTTTGGCCCTAAGAAACTTCCGGAATTAGGAAAAGCGGCAGGAAATACATTGCGTGAATTTAAAAATGCAACAAAAGGCTTAGCAGATGATGAAGACGAAAAAAATAATAGTGCTAAGTAG
- a CDS encoding redox-sensing transcriptional repressor Rex gives MNQDTTKIPQATAKRLPLYYRFIKNLYSSGKQRVSSKELSEAVKVDSATIRRDFSYFGALGKKGYGYNVNYLLSFFRKTLDQDALTKVVLIGVGNLGTAFLHYNFIKNNNTKIEMAFEVDEKKVGTQISDVPVFHLDDLEEKLVGHDIEVAILTVPASSAQNITDRLVSSNIKGILNFTPARLTVPDHIRVHHIDLAVELQSLVYFLKHYSEDDTEMSQDGIITE, from the coding sequence ATGAACCAGGATACAACGAAAATTCCACAGGCAACGGCCAAGCGCCTTCCGCTATATTATCGATTTATCAAGAATCTGTACTCATCCGGTAAGCAGAGGGTTTCATCAAAGGAATTAAGTGAAGCGGTGAAAGTTGATTCTGCTACGATCCGCAGGGACTTTTCTTATTTTGGTGCATTGGGTAAAAAGGGATACGGCTATAATGTCAATTATCTGTTATCCTTCTTCCGTAAGACACTGGATCAGGATGCCCTTACAAAGGTCGTGCTGATCGGGGTGGGGAATCTTGGTACAGCGTTTCTTCATTATAATTTCATCAAGAATAATAATACGAAGATTGAAATGGCTTTCGAGGTAGATGAAAAGAAGGTCGGGACTCAAATCAGCGACGTACCCGTTTTTCATTTAGATGATTTAGAAGAGAAGCTTGTGGGGCATGATATTGAAGTAGCGATTCTGACGGTACCGGCATCTTCTGCTCAGAATATCACAGACCGATTGGTTTCTTCGAATATAAAGGGGATACTGAATTTCACCCCTGCGAGATTGACGGTGCCCGACCATATCCGCGTCCATCATATCGACTTGGCGGTGGAACTTCAGTCACTCGTATACTTCTTGAAGCATTACTCGGAGGATGACACGGAAATGTCACAAGATGGAATCATAACAGAATAG
- a CDS encoding ABC-F family ATP-binding cassette domain-containing protein, with translation MILLQVNQLTKNFGADNILSNIKLEIQTRDRVALVGRNGAGKSTLLKIIAGHLSYDSGEITKPKGVSIGYLAQNTGLESDLSIWSEMLTVFEELKEQEKKLRSLEQQMADPSVYEQEDVYQRVLKEYDQLQVLFKDSGGYQYEADIRSVLHGLNFADFDYETKISTLSGGQKTRLALGKLLLTKPDILILDEPTNHLDIETLSWLETYLQSYEGAVLIVSHDRYFLDSVVNQVYEISRNRSKKYLGNYSRYLEQKAEDYEKELKMFERQQQEVAKLEDFIQRNIARASTTKMAQSRRKKLERMDRMDRPLGDEKSASFAFQIDRPSGNDVLHVQDLTIGYGKNETISSHIDFSVKKGDSIALVGPNGIGKSTLLKTLVNKLQPLDGTFKFGSNVTISYYDQEQAELSSNKTVLNELWDEYPMKMEKEIRTVLGNFLFSGEDVLKPVSTLSGGEKARLALSKLMMEKGNVLILDEPTNHLDLDSKEVLENALIDYPGTILFVSHDRYFINRIATKVVELSKKGSTEYLGDYDYYVEKLQQQEELAALERMEQGEQLQEPTQKQSHKIDKEAKKLERQRKRRVEEIEGLMETLETTIQEKEDLLCDPDIFQDHEKVQDINESLTKAKEELDSLLEEWTELEELLQEEQ, from the coding sequence ATGATTCTTTTACAAGTGAATCAATTAACAAAAAACTTCGGTGCAGATAATATCCTATCAAATATTAAACTTGAAATACAGACTAGAGATCGCGTTGCCCTTGTAGGCCGTAACGGTGCGGGGAAGTCGACTCTTCTAAAAATAATAGCAGGTCACCTTTCCTACGATTCCGGGGAGATCACAAAGCCAAAAGGCGTCTCCATCGGGTATCTTGCCCAAAATACGGGTCTCGAATCGGATCTTTCCATCTGGTCTGAGATGCTGACCGTCTTTGAGGAATTGAAAGAGCAGGAAAAGAAATTACGATCATTGGAGCAGCAAATGGCCGATCCTTCGGTATATGAACAAGAGGATGTCTATCAACGGGTATTGAAGGAATACGATCAACTCCAGGTTCTCTTCAAAGATTCCGGCGGCTATCAGTATGAAGCGGATATCCGTTCCGTCCTTCACGGATTGAACTTTGCCGATTTTGATTACGAAACAAAGATATCCACATTGAGCGGTGGTCAGAAAACCCGCCTTGCCCTTGGTAAGCTTCTACTGACCAAGCCTGACATCCTCATCCTTGATGAACCGACCAACCACTTGGATATCGAAACCTTATCATGGCTTGAAACGTATCTTCAAAGCTATGAAGGAGCCGTCCTGATCGTTTCCCATGATCGCTACTTTTTAGACAGCGTCGTTAATCAAGTGTATGAAATTTCCCGGAACAGGAGTAAGAAATACCTTGGGAACTACAGCAGGTATCTTGAACAAAAAGCGGAAGACTATGAGAAAGAACTCAAAATGTTCGAGCGTCAGCAGCAGGAAGTCGCAAAGCTCGAGGACTTCATTCAACGGAATATCGCCAGGGCCTCCACCACCAAGATGGCACAGAGCCGACGAAAAAAATTGGAACGTATGGATAGGATGGACAGGCCACTAGGAGATGAGAAGTCTGCCAGCTTTGCGTTTCAAATCGACCGCCCAAGCGGGAATGACGTGCTGCATGTCCAAGACCTTACCATTGGCTACGGGAAAAACGAGACGATTTCCTCCCATATCGATTTCTCTGTCAAAAAAGGGGACAGTATCGCACTCGTCGGACCGAACGGAATCGGGAAATCGACGCTTTTAAAAACATTGGTGAATAAACTTCAGCCTCTCGACGGCACATTTAAATTCGGATCCAATGTGACCATCAGTTACTATGACCAGGAACAAGCCGAACTATCATCGAACAAAACGGTCTTAAATGAACTGTGGGACGAATATCCGATGAAGATGGAGAAAGAAATCCGGACGGTCCTCGGTAACTTCCTCTTTTCAGGGGAAGATGTCCTAAAGCCCGTTTCTACCTTAAGTGGTGGAGAAAAAGCACGGTTAGCCCTCTCCAAGCTGATGATGGAAAAAGGGAATGTCCTGATTCTGGATGAGCCGACGAACCATCTTGACCTGGATAGCAAAGAAGTGTTGGAAAATGCCCTGATCGATTATCCCGGGACGATTCTCTTCGTTTCCCATGACCGGTATTTCATCAACCGAATTGCCACAAAAGTCGTTGAATTATCCAAGAAAGGCTCGACGGAGTATCTTGGCGATTACGATTATTATGTAGAAAAATTACAGCAGCAGGAAGAACTGGCGGCACTAGAACGCATGGAACAGGGTGAACAATTACAGGAGCCGACTCAAAAACAATCCCACAAGATTGATAAAGAAGCGAAAAAACTCGAACGTCAACGAAAGCGCAGAGTCGAAGAAATCGAAGGCCTGATGGAAACACTCGAAACAACCATTCAGGAAAAAGAAGATCTTCTCTGCGATCCTGATATCTTTCAAGATCACGAGAAAGTCCAGGATATTAATGAATCACTCACAAAAGCGAAAGAAGAGCTTGATTCTTTATTGGAAGAATGGACCGAACTGGAAGAACTCCTTCAAGAAGAGCAGTAA
- the tsaD gene encoding tRNA (adenosine(37)-N6)-threonylcarbamoyltransferase complex transferase subunit TsaD, producing the protein MKKDTLVLGIETSCDETAVAIIRNGTEIVTNIVSSQIESHKRFGGVVPEIASRHHVEQVTYVLDEALEQAGMTMDDIDCVAVTEGPGLVGALLIGVNAAKALAFAHNKPLVGVHHIAGHIYANRLVKEMRFPLLSLVVSGGHTELVLMKDHGSFEVIGETRDDAAGEAYDKVARTLGLPYPGGPHIDRLAHVGEATLDLPRAWLEEGSYDFSFSGLKSAVINTLHNAKQKGMTIHPQDLAASFQASVVDVLVTKTVKAVKEYGVEQVLLAGGVAANKGLRAALEEAFEGMEAELVIPPLSLCTDNAAMIAAAGTVLFQQGKRGSMDMNAHPGLDIENF; encoded by the coding sequence ATGAAAAAAGATACATTAGTATTGGGAATTGAAACAAGCTGTGATGAGACAGCTGTGGCGATTATACGAAATGGAACAGAGATTGTGACGAATATTGTTTCGTCCCAAATTGAAAGTCATAAGCGATTCGGTGGAGTGGTCCCTGAGATTGCATCGCGTCATCATGTGGAGCAGGTTACGTATGTACTGGACGAAGCCCTTGAACAAGCCGGGATGACGATGGATGATATCGATTGTGTGGCGGTAACGGAAGGTCCTGGCTTGGTAGGAGCCCTTCTTATTGGCGTTAACGCGGCAAAGGCACTTGCTTTCGCCCATAACAAACCGTTGGTGGGAGTCCATCACATTGCAGGGCATATCTATGCGAACCGCTTAGTGAAAGAGATGAGGTTCCCTCTTCTTTCCCTGGTTGTTTCCGGAGGACATACGGAGCTTGTACTCATGAAAGATCACGGTTCCTTTGAGGTCATCGGAGAAACACGCGATGATGCTGCAGGAGAAGCGTATGATAAGGTAGCACGGACATTGGGTCTTCCATATCCAGGAGGACCGCATATTGACAGGCTGGCACATGTTGGGGAAGCGACTCTTGATCTGCCCCGGGCATGGCTGGAAGAAGGATCCTATGACTTCAGCTTCAGTGGTTTGAAGTCAGCGGTTATCAACACGCTTCATAATGCCAAACAAAAGGGAATGACCATTCATCCACAGGATTTGGCCGCGAGCTTTCAAGCAAGTGTCGTTGACGTGTTAGTAACGAAAACGGTTAAGGCTGTAAAGGAGTATGGAGTGGAGCAAGTATTACTTGCCGGTGGAGTTGCGGCCAATAAAGGCTTGCGTGCTGCACTTGAGGAAGCCTTTGAGGGAATGGAAGCGGAATTGGTCATCCCTCCCCTATCCCTTTGTACAGATAATGCCGCTATGATTGCAGCCGCAGGAACGGTTTTATTCCAACAAGGAAAAAGAGGAAGCATGGATATGAACGCTCATCCAGGACTTGATATCGAAAATTTCTAA
- the rimI gene encoding ribosomal protein S18-alanine N-acetyltransferase: protein MTVDDLNEVMEIENQSFSIPWSRDAFLNELEHNHLSTYLVAADGENLAGYCGVWLVVDEAHITNVAVLPDYRGRGLGEGLMRKIMDIAIEFGARVMTLEVRVSNMPAQHLYRKLGFKDGGIRKRYYSDNQEDALVMWVNL, encoded by the coding sequence ATGACAGTTGATGATTTAAACGAAGTTATGGAAATTGAAAATCAATCTTTTAGCATTCCCTGGAGCCGGGACGCTTTCTTGAATGAACTTGAGCATAACCACCTGTCCACCTACCTCGTTGCAGCAGATGGAGAGAACCTTGCGGGTTACTGTGGCGTGTGGCTGGTCGTGGATGAGGCCCATATCACAAATGTAGCCGTGCTTCCTGATTACCGGGGACGTGGCTTGGGGGAAGGTCTTATGCGTAAGATAATGGACATAGCGATTGAATTTGGCGCTCGCGTGATGACACTCGAAGTCAGGGTTTCAAACATGCCTGCGCAGCACTTATATCGTAAGCTCGGTTTCAAAGACGGCGGGATTCGTAAGAGGTACTACTCGGACAATCAAGAGGATGCTTTAGTAATGTGGGTGAATTTATGA
- the tsaB gene encoding tRNA (adenosine(37)-N6)-threonylcarbamoyltransferase complex dimerization subunit type 1 TsaB gives MTILSIDTSNYPFGVALIEEDKVIGEYITYMKKNHSVRAMPAVEQLLKDCGVGAKELTKIVVANGPGSYTGVRIGVTLAKTLAWSLNIPLIPVSSLATLASSGRYFQGFIVPLFDARRGQVYTGLYEFQEDRLVCVEEDRNIMLDEWVTKLKELDKDLLFVGNDVSIHESLIKEVLEDQARIAPFVSHNPRPSELAYIGLGLKEMTAHEVLPNYIRMAEAEVKWLEAQKKSE, from the coding sequence ATGACGATATTATCGATAGATACCTCCAATTATCCGTTTGGGGTTGCCCTGATTGAAGAGGATAAAGTAATTGGGGAATACATCACGTATATGAAAAAGAACCACTCTGTGAGAGCCATGCCGGCTGTCGAACAGTTGTTAAAAGACTGTGGGGTAGGGGCAAAGGAATTAACGAAGATTGTTGTTGCAAACGGCCCAGGTTCCTATACGGGCGTACGAATCGGGGTCACCTTGGCCAAGACACTGGCATGGTCATTGAATATCCCCCTGATCCCGGTGTCCAGTCTCGCGACATTGGCTTCGTCTGGACGATATTTTCAAGGGTTTATCGTTCCGTTGTTTGATGCCAGAAGAGGACAGGTATACACAGGACTCTATGAGTTTCAGGAAGATCGATTGGTTTGTGTGGAAGAGGATCGCAACATCATGCTCGATGAATGGGTGACAAAGTTAAAAGAGTTAGATAAAGATTTGTTATTTGTCGGAAATGATGTCTCCATCCACGAGAGCCTGATTAAGGAAGTACTTGAAGATCAAGCGAGAATCGCACCATTTGTCAGTCATAATCCCCGTCCTTCTGAACTGGCTTATATCGGCCTTGGTTTAAAAGAGATGACGGCACATGAAGTGCTTCCCAACTATATACGGATGGCGGAAGCAGAAGTAAAATGGCTGGAGGCCCAAAAAAAATCTGAATAG
- the tsaE gene encoding tRNA (adenosine(37)-N6)-threonylcarbamoyltransferase complex ATPase subunit type 1 TsaE, whose protein sequence is MNQFEIMTNSPEETGHFAEKLAGLLKPGAVLTLEGDLGAGKTTFTKGLAKGLGVTKTVNSPTFTIIKEYKGRLPLYHMDVYRLDDSFEDLGFDEYFEGEGVTVIEWAHLIKDQLPKELLSLSIYREGDSKRRIVLKPYGNRYSELCKEIVS, encoded by the coding sequence ATGAATCAGTTTGAGATTATGACGAATAGTCCGGAGGAAACAGGCCACTTTGCAGAAAAGCTCGCAGGACTATTAAAGCCTGGGGCTGTGTTGACGCTGGAAGGTGATCTTGGGGCAGGGAAGACAACGTTTACGAAAGGACTTGCCAAAGGTCTTGGTGTCACTAAAACCGTGAACAGTCCCACTTTTACCATTATTAAAGAATATAAGGGGCGTCTGCCTCTTTATCATATGGATGTATACAGGCTGGACGATTCCTTTGAAGATTTGGGATTTGATGAATACTTTGAAGGAGAAGGAGTGACCGTCATTGAGTGGGCTCACTTAATTAAGGATCAGCTTCCGAAAGAATTATTAAGCTTGTCGATTTACCGGGAAGGCGACTCCAAGAGAAGGATCGTGTTGAAGCCGTATGGAAATCGATATAGTGAATTGTGTAAGGAGATTGTGTCATGA
- a CDS encoding SprT family protein, producing the protein MTNAELQQLVEKISIQLFQKPFRHKAFFNPRLRTTGGRYMLGSHDIDINRRYLDEHGMEELIGIIKHELCHYHLHIEGKGYKHGDQDFKRLLKHVGGPRHCSSLPNVNRRSRVLHYVCSQCGLNFERKRKINTTKYVCGRCKGKLRLVKEVVIERG; encoded by the coding sequence ATGACGAATGCTGAGCTGCAGCAATTAGTTGAAAAAATTTCAATCCAATTATTCCAAAAGCCGTTCCGCCATAAGGCATTTTTCAATCCAAGATTACGGACCACGGGTGGAAGATACATGTTAGGCAGCCATGATATCGATATTAATCGAAGATATCTGGATGAGCATGGAATGGAAGAATTGATCGGAATTATAAAGCATGAGCTATGTCATTATCACTTGCATATTGAAGGAAAGGGATATAAACATGGGGATCAGGACTTTAAGAGACTGCTCAAGCATGTCGGGGGACCAAGGCATTGTTCTTCGTTGCCCAATGTGAACAGGAGAAGTCGGGTGTTACACTATGTCTGTTCTCAGTGTGGTCTGAACTTCGAAAGAAAAAGAAAAATCAATACAACGAAATATGTGTGTGGCCGCTGTAAAGGAAAACTTCGCCTCGTAAAGGAAGTTGTGATTGAAAGAGGGTAG
- the cmpA gene encoding cortex morphogenetic protein CmpA, with protein sequence MPNWLVNQLRKAYLEKDRYQIKLLNQCWNFYRKKNCS encoded by the coding sequence ATGCCAAATTGGCTTGTCAATCAATTGCGGAAAGCTTATCTTGAGAAAGATCGATACCAGATCAAACTTCTTAATCAATGTTGGAATTTCTACAGAAAGAAGAACTGCTCTTAA
- a CDS encoding Tex family protein: MEVIQLAATLTKQEPLLHQVSKELNLSIKNVKNVISLLEEGNTVPFIARYRKEQTGALDEVQIRNIMDKWNYLLNLEQRKEEVIRLIEEQGKLTEELARSIEKADKLQMVEDLYRPYKQKRRTKATVAKEKGLEPLAEWILTFPSKGALTSEASSYISEENEVTTVEEALGGAKDIIAEYISDEASYRDYIRKYTFRKGLIESKVKKEELDEKKVFEMYYSYQEPIHKVVPHRVLAMNRGEKEDILKVNIQPDTEGIQKYLEKQVIKNIHSISVPLVKEAVEDSYKRLIQPSVEREIRNELTDKAEDQAIHIFSENLRKLLLQPPMKGKMVLGVDPAFRTGCKLAVIDETGKTLDINVIYPHTSQAQRNKAEDAFKSILTKYSIEVVAIGNGTASRETEQFVVDLLKEVGGNISYLIVNEAGASVYSASDVAREEFPDLQVEERSAVSIARRLQDPLAELVKIDPKSVGVGQYQHDVSQKKLNESLTFVVETAVNQVGVNVNTASSSLLQYVAGLSKTVANNIVKKREEEGKFQSRAQLKKIPRLGAKTFEQCIGFLRIMDGKEVLDRTSIHPENYTVVKKLLSKVGMGVNDIGSDKLKQSLEQLNIDEVCEELEIGKLTLKDIIDALIRPGRDPRDEFPRPLLKKDVLKLEDLSEGMELQGTVRNVVDFGAFIDIGVKQDGLVHISKLKNGFVKHPLDVVSVGDVVTVWVDSVDVQKGRVALTMVP; this comes from the coding sequence ATGGAGGTAATACAATTGGCAGCAACATTAACAAAGCAAGAACCATTACTTCATCAAGTATCCAAAGAATTGAACTTATCAATAAAAAATGTAAAAAACGTCATTTCTCTTCTGGAGGAAGGGAATACAGTTCCTTTCATCGCGCGTTATCGTAAAGAGCAGACAGGCGCACTGGATGAAGTCCAGATTCGCAATATCATGGACAAGTGGAATTATCTGTTGAATCTTGAGCAGAGAAAAGAAGAAGTCATCCGTCTCATAGAAGAACAGGGGAAGTTAACGGAAGAATTAGCCCGGTCCATTGAAAAAGCCGATAAGCTGCAAATGGTGGAAGATTTATACCGTCCATATAAACAAAAGAGGCGTACCAAAGCAACCGTAGCAAAAGAAAAAGGCTTAGAGCCCCTGGCTGAATGGATTCTGACATTCCCCTCAAAAGGAGCTCTTACAAGTGAAGCTTCAAGCTATATCTCTGAAGAGAATGAAGTGACAACAGTGGAAGAAGCCCTGGGTGGAGCCAAGGACATCATTGCTGAATACATATCCGATGAAGCTTCTTACCGGGACTACATAAGAAAATATACATTCCGTAAAGGGTTAATCGAATCAAAGGTGAAGAAAGAAGAGTTAGACGAAAAAAAAGTGTTTGAAATGTATTATTCCTATCAGGAACCCATTCACAAGGTTGTACCCCATCGTGTGCTGGCAATGAATAGAGGGGAAAAGGAAGACATTCTAAAAGTGAATATCCAGCCAGATACAGAGGGTATTCAAAAGTATTTGGAAAAGCAGGTCATTAAGAATATCCACTCCATTTCCGTGCCCCTTGTGAAAGAAGCAGTGGAGGATAGTTATAAAAGGCTCATCCAGCCATCGGTAGAAAGAGAAATCCGAAATGAGTTAACTGACAAAGCGGAAGATCAAGCCATTCATATCTTCTCTGAAAACTTGCGTAAATTATTGCTTCAGCCTCCGATGAAAGGGAAGATGGTATTGGGGGTCGATCCTGCATTCCGGACTGGGTGTAAGCTAGCTGTCATTGATGAAACAGGGAAAACCCTCGATATCAATGTCATCTATCCACATACATCTCAAGCTCAACGAAATAAGGCGGAGGACGCTTTTAAATCGATTTTGACAAAATATTCGATTGAAGTTGTGGCTATTGGAAATGGAACAGCGTCGAGGGAAACCGAACAATTTGTTGTGGATTTATTAAAAGAAGTAGGCGGTAATATCTCTTACTTAATAGTCAACGAAGCGGGAGCAAGCGTATATTCTGCATCGGATGTGGCGAGAGAAGAGTTCCCCGACCTTCAAGTAGAAGAAAGAAGTGCTGTCTCCATTGCCCGGAGATTACAGGATCCATTAGCAGAATTAGTGAAAATTGACCCTAAATCAGTCGGGGTCGGGCAATACCAACATGATGTTTCCCAAAAGAAGTTGAACGAATCGTTAACGTTTGTAGTAGAAACGGCTGTAAACCAAGTGGGTGTAAATGTAAATACTGCATCTTCTTCCTTATTGCAATATGTAGCGGGGCTTTCTAAAACAGTGGCCAATAATATCGTGAAAAAGCGGGAGGAAGAAGGGAAGTTTCAATCCAGGGCGCAATTGAAAAAAATCCCAAGGCTGGGTGCGAAAACATTTGAACAATGCATTGGCTTCCTGAGGATAATGGATGGGAAAGAGGTCCTTGATAGGACGTCTATTCACCCTGAGAATTATACCGTTGTAAAGAAGCTCCTCTCAAAAGTGGGGATGGGTGTAAATGACATCGGGTCAGATAAACTCAAACAGTCTCTGGAACAATTGAATATAGATGAAGTGTGTGAAGAGTTGGAAATTGGAAAACTGACATTGAAGGATATCATCGATGCACTGATTAGACCCGGTCGAGATCCGAGGGATGAGTTTCCTAGACCGCTTCTGAAGAAGGATGTTCTAAAACTGGAGGATTTATCTGAAGGAATGGAATTACAAGGAACCGTGCGAAATGTAGTCGATTTTGGTGCCTTTATTGACATTGGAGTGAAACAAGATGGACTTGTCCATATCTCAAAACTGAAAAATGGTTTCGTGAAGCATCCATTAGATGTGGTTTCAGTCGGGGATGTTGTGACTGTTTGGGTCGATAGTGTAGATGTCCAAAAAGGCAGGGTTGCACTGACGATGGTCCCTTAA